A single window of Chloracidobacterium thermophilum B DNA harbors:
- the mutS gene encoding DNA mismatch repair protein MutS: MSTAATPMMRQYFAIKAKYPGTLLFFRLGDFYEMFFEDAHIASRELDLTLTARHKDTAQPVPMCGVPYHAAAGYIARLVERGYRVAICEQTEEATGKTKLVERAVVRVVTPGTSLEETLLTGAENRFLAALSSNAEATAVALLDVTTGEFSVTELRGEAHLEAALNLLERFDPREVLAPQTLAPLLSAAFPQPPSPDAPAEGKPSGPPRFTAALTLTEQLSFAPDAGEALLREHFGVRSLAGFGLEGRPLAIGAAAAVLRYLRETQMSDARHVTGVTWFETTTTLELDLLTLKNLEVITGASGSKRDALLGVLDDTITNMGARLLRQWLLRPSLELPIIEARLDAVDELHRKPIERDGFRQLLRDIQDIERLVGRLSLNLATPRDVAALRTSCAHLPALRERLLACTSSLLLTLGESLDPCADLHQRMAETLSDAPPVKLDEGGVIRPGFSAELDELRHLRHDASGAMAAIEQRERERTGIGSLKVRFNQVFGYYIEVTKANLKYVPADYERKQTIANGERYTTPELKQLEARLRDAEVRLLALETQLFQELRAFLVAHAPRLQTAARIVAVLDVLAALAEVAARRRYVRPELHAGDELVIEDGRHPVVEANVERFVPNDVRMNNSTDRLLIITGPNMGGKSVFLRQTGLIVLMAHAGAFVPARRASIPLVDRIFTRIGASDNVARGRSTFMVEMTETACILNTATPRSLVLLDEVGRGTSTFDGLSLAWAVCEYLHDDPHHAAKTLFATHYHELVELAQVLPGVCNVQLAVSEQNGDIVFLHRVIPGSASKSYGIEVGRLAGLPASVIARAREILANLEANELDVLGKPKLARHLPARRGRAQRAQPTLFEAVNESVIEELRALDLNSLTPDLALTVLRRLQERLL; the protein is encoded by the coding sequence GTGTCCACGGCAGCGACCCCGATGATGCGCCAGTACTTTGCCATCAAGGCCAAGTACCCCGGCACCCTGCTCTTTTTCCGGCTCGGCGACTTTTACGAGATGTTCTTCGAGGACGCCCACATCGCGTCACGCGAACTCGATCTCACCCTCACCGCCCGCCACAAGGACACCGCCCAGCCCGTCCCCATGTGCGGCGTTCCCTACCATGCCGCCGCCGGCTACATTGCCCGGCTCGTCGAGCGCGGCTACCGCGTCGCCATCTGCGAACAGACCGAAGAGGCCACCGGCAAGACCAAGCTCGTCGAACGCGCCGTCGTGCGCGTGGTGACGCCCGGCACCTCCCTCGAAGAAACCCTGCTGACCGGAGCCGAAAACCGCTTTCTCGCCGCACTCTCCAGCAACGCGGAAGCCACCGCTGTTGCCCTGCTTGACGTCACCACCGGCGAGTTTTCCGTGACCGAACTGCGGGGCGAAGCACACCTCGAAGCCGCACTCAACCTGCTCGAACGCTTTGACCCACGCGAAGTCCTCGCCCCGCAAACACTCGCCCCACTGCTCAGTGCAGCCTTCCCGCAGCCGCCTTCGCCGGATGCACCGGCGGAGGGGAAGCCCTCCGGGCCACCGCGCTTCACGGCCGCGCTCACCCTGACCGAACAGCTTTCATTTGCCCCGGATGCCGGTGAAGCCCTGCTGCGCGAACACTTCGGCGTCCGCTCGCTGGCCGGCTTCGGCCTCGAAGGCCGGCCGCTGGCGATTGGCGCCGCTGCGGCTGTCCTGCGTTACCTCCGTGAAACGCAGATGAGTGACGCGCGTCATGTGACCGGCGTGACGTGGTTCGAGACGACAACCACGCTCGAACTCGACCTGCTGACGCTCAAAAATCTGGAAGTCATCACAGGAGCCAGCGGCAGCAAACGGGATGCCCTGCTGGGCGTCCTCGACGACACCATCACCAACATGGGCGCGCGCCTGCTCAGGCAGTGGCTTCTGCGTCCGTCGCTTGAGCTGCCCATCATCGAAGCCCGCCTCGATGCCGTGGACGAACTGCACCGGAAACCCATCGAACGGGATGGCTTCCGGCAGTTGCTCCGCGACATTCAGGACATCGAACGTCTCGTCGGACGGCTTTCCCTCAACCTGGCCACGCCCCGCGACGTAGCCGCGCTGCGCACAAGCTGCGCACATCTGCCGGCGCTCAGGGAACGGCTCCTGGCCTGTACGTCGTCCCTGCTGCTGACGCTCGGTGAAAGCCTCGACCCGTGCGCCGACCTGCACCAGCGCATGGCCGAAACCCTGTCCGATGCGCCTCCGGTCAAACTTGACGAAGGCGGCGTCATCCGTCCCGGCTTCAGCGCCGAACTGGATGAGTTGCGTCATCTGCGCCATGACGCCAGCGGGGCCATGGCCGCCATCGAACAACGGGAGCGTGAACGGACCGGCATTGGTTCGCTCAAAGTGCGCTTCAATCAGGTCTTTGGCTACTACATCGAAGTCACCAAAGCCAACCTCAAGTACGTTCCGGCGGACTACGAACGCAAGCAGACGATTGCCAACGGCGAACGCTACACGACGCCCGAACTCAAGCAGCTCGAAGCGCGGCTGCGCGACGCCGAAGTGCGGCTGCTGGCGCTGGAAACCCAGCTTTTTCAGGAACTGCGCGCCTTTCTCGTCGCCCACGCCCCGCGTTTGCAGACGGCAGCCCGCATCGTGGCCGTGCTCGACGTGCTGGCGGCGCTGGCGGAAGTGGCCGCGCGACGGCGCTACGTACGCCCGGAACTGCACGCCGGCGATGAACTCGTCATCGAAGACGGCCGGCATCCGGTGGTCGAAGCCAACGTCGAGCGGTTCGTGCCCAATGATGTCCGCATGAACAATTCGACCGACCGGCTGCTCATCATCACCGGGCCGAACATGGGCGGCAAAAGCGTGTTTCTGCGCCAGACCGGTCTCATTGTCCTGATGGCGCACGCTGGCGCGTTTGTGCCGGCCCGCCGCGCCTCCATTCCGCTGGTGGACCGGATTTTCACGCGCATCGGCGCTTCAGACAACGTGGCGCGCGGCCGTTCGACCTTCATGGTCGAGATGACGGAAACGGCCTGCATTCTCAACACGGCCACGCCGCGCAGCCTCGTTCTGCTCGATGAAGTCGGGCGCGGCACTTCGACCTTTGACGGGCTTTCCCTCGCGTGGGCGGTGTGCGAGTACCTGCACGACGATCCACACCACGCAGCAAAAACGCTGTTTGCGACGCACTACCACGAGCTGGTTGAACTCGCGCAGGTGCTGCCGGGCGTGTGCAACGTCCAGTTGGCGGTTTCGGAACAGAATGGCGACATCGTGTTTCTGCACCGCGTCATACCGGGCAGCGCCAGCAAGTCCTACGGCATAGAAGTCGGACGGCTGGCCGGGCTTCCGGCTTCGGTCATCGCGCGCGCCCGCGAAATTCTGGCGAATCTGGAAGCCAACGAACTCGATGTTCTCGGCAAACCCAAGCTGGCGCGGCATCTGCCGGCCCGCCGGGGCAGGGCCCAGCGCGCGCAGCCGACGCTGTTTGAAGCCGTCAACGAAAGCGTCATCGAAGAACTCCGCGCGCTCGACCTGAACAGCCTGACACCTGACCTGGCGCTGACCGTTCTGCGCCGCCTGCAGGAGCGGCTGCTGTAG
- the mpl gene encoding UDP-N-acetylmuramate:L-alanyl-gamma-D-glutamyl-meso-diaminopimelate ligase, which yields MTHYYLIGICGTAMASLAGMLKARGHEVTGSDAHVYPPMSDELARLGIPVNLGYDPAHLAHRRPDVVVIGNAIPRGNPEVEYVLEQRWRYASLPEVLRQEFLWGRRVLVVTGTHGKTTTTALAAHVLTVGGLEPTFLVGGVAENFGSSFRVTESDYVVLEGDEYDTAYFDKGPKFMHYLPEIGIVNNVEFDHADIYPNLDAVKLAFRRFVNLIPRNGACIVGFDSPHARDVAAQAWAPVEGFALDAPDALWRAHDLEYTANGMRFRVSRAGMPWATFELPTFGAFNVRNALAVIAAATRWGVSPERIATGLATFRAVKRRMEVRGEVGGITVIDDFAHHPTAVRETLEALARRFPGRPLTAVFEPRSWSSRKRVFQAAYAEAFDAARQVVIAPVFESAKVAEDDRFSPEQLGADLTARGKTAVVRAGAEAIVEYLLGHLQPREVVAILSNGGFDGLHDKLLQALNRKTSQG from the coding sequence ATGACCCACTACTATCTCATTGGCATTTGCGGCACAGCCATGGCCTCGCTGGCCGGGATGCTCAAGGCGCGTGGCCACGAAGTCACCGGTTCGGATGCCCACGTCTATCCGCCGATGTCGGATGAACTCGCCCGCCTGGGCATTCCGGTCAACCTGGGCTATGACCCGGCGCATCTGGCGCACCGCCGGCCGGATGTCGTCGTCATCGGCAATGCCATTCCACGCGGCAACCCGGAGGTGGAGTACGTACTGGAACAGCGTTGGCGCTATGCTTCGCTGCCGGAAGTGCTCAGGCAGGAATTTCTCTGGGGGCGACGCGTTCTGGTCGTCACCGGCACTCACGGCAAAACGACGACCACGGCGCTGGCCGCCCATGTGCTTACGGTTGGCGGGCTGGAGCCGACGTTTCTCGTCGGGGGGGTGGCCGAAAATTTCGGCTCCAGCTTTCGCGTGACGGAAAGCGACTATGTCGTGCTCGAAGGCGATGAATACGACACGGCCTATTTCGACAAGGGGCCGAAGTTCATGCACTACCTGCCGGAAATCGGCATCGTCAACAACGTCGAATTCGATCACGCGGACATCTACCCCAACCTGGATGCCGTCAAGCTGGCCTTCCGGCGCTTCGTCAATCTCATTCCGCGCAACGGTGCATGCATCGTCGGCTTTGACTCGCCGCACGCGCGCGACGTGGCGGCGCAGGCGTGGGCCCCGGTGGAAGGGTTTGCACTCGATGCACCCGATGCGCTCTGGCGCGCCCACGACCTGGAATACACGGCGAACGGTATGCGTTTCCGTGTCAGTCGGGCCGGTATGCCGTGGGCAACGTTCGAGTTGCCGACCTTTGGCGCGTTCAACGTCCGCAACGCGCTGGCCGTCATTGCTGCCGCTACCCGCTGGGGCGTTTCCCCGGAACGCATCGCCACGGGACTGGCTACGTTTCGTGCGGTCAAACGGCGGATGGAAGTCCGGGGGGAAGTCGGCGGCATCACCGTCATTGACGACTTCGCGCACCATCCGACGGCTGTTCGGGAAACCCTGGAAGCCTTGGCGCGGCGCTTTCCGGGGCGTCCCCTGACGGCCGTGTTTGAGCCGCGCTCGTGGTCATCGCGCAAGCGGGTGTTTCAGGCGGCCTATGCCGAGGCGTTTGACGCTGCCCGGCAGGTTGTTATCGCGCCGGTGTTTGAAAGCGCCAAAGTGGCAGAAGACGACCGCTTTTCACCCGAACAGCTCGGCGCCGACCTGACCGCGCGCGGAAAGACGGCGGTTGTACGCGCTGGCGCAGAGGCCATTGTGGAGTACCTGCTGGGGCATCTCCAGCCACGGGAAGTCGTCGCCATTCTGTCCAATGGCGGTTTTGACGGCCTGCACGACAAGCTGCTGCAAGCCTTGAACCGGAAGACCAGCCAGGGGTGA
- the dacB gene encoding D-alanyl-D-alanine carboxypeptidase/D-alanyl-D-alanine endopeptidase — translation MLQQPCPAFWLKAAVGLALTTGLLWKPAPVVEAQRAGRSAARPVQKAAPKSSPKGTPQSPSAPLASPGKPLPAGALQAFVEQLAARPALQGARLGIHIEDAETGEVLADVAGEKRFLPASNMKLVTTAAALDVLGPDFRVRTSVYVPPPDANGVVTGDLTLVGRGDPTISDRYNADKKDTRLTPLEQLADQVAAAGIREITGDVVGDESYFRAAPLGDGWGWDDLQWYYGAEVSALSVADNHVTLTVAPTRPGEKVAVTCTPATDYITLRNEAVTAAGKETDTFGLHRGLADNVIELYGALPPNGGRELGVAIHDPARFAAHLFRDMLVRRGIVVRGGIRRADANLRQRQPLALETLREVAFIESPPLALWVRTTNKISSNLYAELLLRHLGKARGAPDKDADVAGCEVVADFLARAGVAVTELKIRDGSGLSRLDNLTPGALTTLLRFMRKHPTWDVFYDSLPIAGVDGTLRSRMKGTRAAENLRAKTGTLDDVSALAGYVTAADGRVLVFSFVANHLNTARTAGVAAGDDLGKAMAEYTGAAAKTAAVETEQ, via the coding sequence ATGCTTCAGCAACCGTGCCCGGCATTCTGGTTGAAGGCGGCCGTCGGGCTGGCGCTCACTACCGGACTGCTCTGGAAACCTGCTCCGGTGGTCGAAGCGCAGCGGGCCGGTCGGTCAGCCGCGCGCCCGGTACAGAAAGCAGCGCCGAAATCATCACCGAAAGGCACCCCGCAGTCACCTTCGGCCCCGTTGGCGTCGCCAGGCAAACCACTGCCAGCGGGGGCACTTCAGGCGTTTGTGGAGCAGTTGGCTGCCCGTCCGGCATTGCAGGGCGCGCGTCTCGGCATCCACATTGAAGATGCTGAAACGGGCGAAGTTCTGGCCGATGTCGCCGGCGAGAAGCGGTTTTTACCGGCCTCGAACATGAAACTCGTCACCACGGCTGCGGCGCTCGATGTTTTGGGGCCGGACTTCCGCGTACGCACCTCGGTCTATGTGCCGCCGCCGGATGCCAACGGCGTCGTCACCGGCGATCTGACACTCGTTGGCCGCGGCGATCCGACCATTTCCGACCGCTATAACGCCGACAAAAAAGACACCCGCCTGACGCCGCTCGAACAGCTTGCCGACCAGGTGGCGGCGGCCGGCATCCGGGAAATCACCGGCGATGTCGTCGGCGATGAAAGCTACTTCCGCGCCGCGCCGCTCGGCGACGGCTGGGGCTGGGATGACTTGCAGTGGTACTACGGCGCGGAAGTCAGTGCGCTGTCCGTCGCTGACAACCACGTGACGCTGACCGTGGCGCCGACGCGCCCCGGAGAAAAGGTGGCCGTCACCTGTACGCCAGCGACGGATTACATCACCCTGCGCAACGAAGCCGTGACGGCCGCCGGCAAGGAAACCGACACCTTTGGGCTGCACCGCGGCCTGGCTGACAACGTCATCGAACTGTACGGCGCACTGCCGCCCAACGGGGGACGTGAGTTGGGCGTGGCCATTCACGACCCGGCCCGCTTTGCCGCGCACCTGTTCCGGGACATGCTCGTGCGCCGGGGCATCGTCGTGCGGGGTGGCATCCGGCGCGCTGACGCCAACCTGCGGCAGCGGCAGCCGCTGGCGCTGGAGACGCTCCGGGAAGTGGCTTTCATCGAGTCGCCGCCGCTGGCGCTCTGGGTGCGGACGACCAACAAAATCAGCTCCAACCTCTACGCTGAACTCCTGTTGCGCCATCTGGGAAAGGCACGTGGTGCGCCGGACAAGGATGCCGACGTGGCCGGCTGTGAAGTCGTGGCGGATTTCCTCGCCCGCGCCGGGGTTGCCGTGACCGAACTGAAAATCCGCGACGGTTCCGGGCTGTCACGGCTTGACAACCTGACGCCGGGCGCACTGACGACCCTGCTCCGCTTTATGCGCAAACATCCAACCTGGGATGTGTTTTACGATTCGCTGCCCATTGCCGGTGTGGACGGCACGCTGCGCAGCCGCATGAAGGGGACGCGCGCCGCCGAAAATCTGCGGGCCAAGACTGGCACGCTCGATGACGTGAGCGCGCTGGCCGGTTACGTCACCGCCGCCGACGGGCGGGTGCTCGTGTTCAGTTTCGTGGCCAACCATCTCAACACCGCCCGTACGGCCGGAGTGGCCGCCGGCGACGACCTGGGCAAGGCCATGGCCGAATACACCGGCGCAGCCGCCAAAACGGCTGCTGTGGAAACGGAGCAATGA
- the chlG gene encoding chlorophyll synthase ChlG, which produces MANQYVPQACSVPLATSRADFWRAVLELMKPLTWFAPMWAFLCGAISSGAAPTGEFLWNLFLGAILAGPLMCSMSQVMNDYCDREVDRINEPQRPFPSGRITEAQGLWLCTALTLASFGMAWIVGAWPVLLITVAAFVMSLLYSAPPVRGKRNGWFGNGLVSFAYEGVAWATGCLAVSGAFPPASLAGAVLYSIGAHGIMTLNDFKSVPGDTALGIRSVPVQLGIPRAARVACYVMNIPQLLCVGLLAWYGEWLWAAVLMGLLVAQIPLQVKLVRDPEARAPWYNATGTTLYVLGMMAYAIAIR; this is translated from the coding sequence ATGGCGAACCAATACGTACCACAGGCTTGTTCCGTACCGCTCGCAACGTCGCGGGCCGACTTCTGGCGTGCTGTTCTCGAACTGATGAAACCGCTCACCTGGTTTGCCCCGATGTGGGCGTTCCTGTGCGGAGCCATCAGCAGTGGGGCCGCGCCGACGGGTGAGTTCCTGTGGAACCTGTTTCTGGGAGCCATTCTGGCCGGGCCGCTGATGTGTTCGATGTCACAGGTCATGAATGACTACTGTGACCGGGAAGTGGACCGCATCAACGAGCCGCAGCGGCCGTTTCCTTCCGGGCGGATTACAGAAGCCCAGGGGCTTTGGCTGTGTACGGCGCTGACGCTCGCCTCTTTCGGAATGGCCTGGATTGTTGGCGCCTGGCCGGTACTGCTCATCACCGTTGCGGCTTTTGTGATGTCGTTGCTCTACAGCGCGCCGCCGGTACGCGGCAAACGCAATGGCTGGTTCGGCAACGGGCTGGTGAGTTTTGCCTACGAAGGCGTGGCGTGGGCGACGGGCTGCCTGGCGGTTTCCGGGGCCTTTCCGCCAGCGAGCCTTGCCGGGGCGGTGCTCTACAGCATTGGCGCGCACGGGATCATGACGCTCAACGACTTCAAGAGTGTGCCGGGCGACACGGCGCTGGGGATTCGTTCCGTGCCGGTGCAGCTTGGCATTCCACGCGCCGCGCGGGTGGCCTGCTATGTCATGAACATTCCGCAACTGCTGTGTGTGGGCCTGCTGGCGTGGTACGGGGAATGGCTGTGGGCGGCCGTCCTGATGGGGCTGCTCGTGGCCCAGATACCCCTTCAGGTCAAGCTCGTCCGGGACCCGGAGGCACGCGCCCCCTGGTACAACGCCACCGGGACGACGCTGTATGTGCTGGGCATGATGGCTTATGCCATTGCGATTCGCTGA